In Persicimonas caeni, a single window of DNA contains:
- a CDS encoding DUF3320 domain-containing protein, translating to MDTSQFNWNDVEVTVEYGGVVNYALQQNRMPVVSALSLEHKGGDALRDVRVELATRVDGSEPWTAQLAKLEPEHIWNKRQINLDFPSDELAGLDERKRTELVLRLAAKNVEPAEFELPIEWLAYNEWHGVSVLPQILSAFVLPNHPDVVQVVTRMRDIMERWTGNGSLPGYQTGDPDQVRKMAASAYGALQELGFSYVDPPASFETAGQKVRTPEQMLNSRMGTCLDVTLLTAAALEHIGLHPILVVIQGHAFVGVWLREETFAEPIVDDPTQLRKRAKLSHALFFDPTLAVSGGGLSFEKAEAKALAHVEDFPIFEVAVDVRAARLTGIRPMASRVFDEDGRVRLLDHSNREDRVEAAAPSLRPDAAELEGRAQQHLARVAQLDEDEFGRLQRWRSKLLDLSLNNRLLNFKHTLSTAMLLHQDLGRLEDALATGKTFKLHPKPQMIGALSPMSDDVQQLYDDQDKLRELLDNDLDAKRLHSAYPPAEHAKRLKKIYRDARREMQESGVNLLHVAVGFLRWFDPNSPQTPRLAPLILLPAKLERVSATDNYKLSLTDDEALINHSLLEKLRQEFSLEVEGLSVLPEDASGLDIDLIFKQFREAILDAKGWDILEFAFLGILSFGKFMMWHDLRANEERLFDNPVAKRVLNPTENVVASEEDSSTQSTGDKVTDFCVMEADSSQLEAVRAASKRESFVLQGPPGTGKSQTITNIIAQCLADGRNILFVAEKKAALEVVYKRLSNVGLDDFCLRLHSDSANKRAVASQLGNALRQAKKHTPTEWDALVKKLEASRRPINAYVETLHRRRNIGLSIFEAVARLTELEDVQQIEVELETSADELGAEQFSATKEAVQSFADFAREVAPVSEHPLAAIRAEVLDPDRQRSLKEQLEELAGAISDVRKKLEELPDAVPAPDDQTLSALEAHAEAMAALSKRPTGGRLLAATSGWEMLAPRLQESIETGRELQQSRATLEERYTDELFELDLRDARRKFGQWGDAFFLIAFFMLWSVRRQLRAATKDGNLADNNRVTEHLDVALEVGKLEQKLSEQSVPPELQGTLWQGASTDWAMLDEASQWREAYRQRLSSLAARESWSQLAQEEVLPWQGGGEFVDAYRAAVERLSKAYQAVVEATEFDEESILAAETWLENLDDMVSGWRSSMGELRPWSLYLRARAKVSDVGLPPIVDGLEQGDVEAEELPLISEKAVLSWWTERMISADKQLVSFSGLSHRRAIEKFRELDRKSFELAQKEIRARLSAQIPEPRATSTSSEIGILLREIQKKSRHIPIRELFDRIPNLLPRVAPCMLMSPMSVAQYLSDDPVDFDVVVFDEASQIPPWDALGAISRADQCIVVGDSKQLPPTSFFSKTYEDEEIQEVEDLESILDECVASGLQSRRLRWHYRSRDESLIAFSNFHYYDNDLFTFPSAMDELSSLGVSYRHIEEGYYDKGRTRTNEAEARAIVAEIVQRLKDPEDARRSIGVVTFSQAQQTLIEDLLDEARRDNPSIEPYFSDAVAEPVFVKNLENVQGDERDIMMFSICYAPDENGKLSMNFGPLNRKGGERRLNVAITRAREQLIVFAKLRAEQIDLTRTSARAVEHLKTFLKYAEIGPRAIAEATTRSSDSAAHSAIQRRIEEFLKDAGYDVRTNVGCSGYQVDVAVRHPDYPDTFLLGIELDGESYRLGSTARDRERTRLAVLKSLGWRIHRIWTADWWHNRDRELERLKARLEELRKEEPPALTTATNEVVVAEADEEEDDKGFEDVDDEQRAWVDELLDGGQINYLELERAVPYRAAELREDVRTQDQFNNDNNLPGIAHSVMKIVDKESPVLTASVLRRVVKHWGYSRLSGRIEKRILDSLASLPAGKRPRQKGEFLWSAAVTPSSYRIFRPSKDGETPREADEIAPEEAANAAYAILGYNMSLPPDDLYRETVRAFGFSQLGSNLREVAEEAVELLVKQGRATVDSGMVSVVKKEAAMAE from the coding sequence ATGGACACGTCCCAATTTAACTGGAACGACGTCGAAGTCACCGTCGAATACGGTGGTGTCGTCAACTACGCCCTCCAACAAAACCGCATGCCCGTCGTTTCGGCGCTGAGCCTGGAGCACAAAGGCGGCGACGCGCTTCGCGACGTCCGAGTCGAGCTGGCCACGCGAGTCGACGGCAGCGAACCCTGGACCGCCCAACTCGCCAAGCTCGAGCCTGAGCATATCTGGAACAAGCGCCAGATTAACCTCGACTTTCCCTCCGACGAGCTCGCCGGGCTCGATGAAAGAAAGCGAACGGAGCTCGTGCTGAGGCTCGCGGCGAAGAATGTCGAGCCGGCCGAGTTCGAGCTTCCGATCGAGTGGCTCGCGTACAACGAATGGCATGGCGTGAGTGTGCTGCCGCAGATCTTGTCAGCCTTTGTGCTGCCGAACCATCCCGACGTTGTCCAAGTGGTCACGCGGATGCGCGACATCATGGAGCGTTGGACGGGCAACGGCTCGCTGCCGGGATACCAGACGGGCGACCCGGACCAGGTGCGCAAGATGGCGGCGAGCGCATATGGTGCGCTCCAAGAGCTCGGCTTCAGCTATGTTGACCCGCCGGCGAGCTTCGAGACGGCGGGGCAGAAGGTGCGTACGCCCGAGCAGATGCTCAACAGCCGGATGGGCACGTGCTTGGATGTCACCCTGCTCACGGCGGCGGCGCTCGAGCACATCGGCTTGCACCCCATTCTGGTGGTGATTCAGGGCCATGCGTTTGTCGGAGTGTGGCTCAGAGAAGAGACGTTTGCGGAGCCAATCGTCGACGACCCGACGCAGCTTCGAAAGCGCGCCAAGCTGTCCCACGCGCTATTCTTCGACCCGACGTTGGCCGTCTCCGGAGGCGGGCTTTCGTTCGAAAAGGCGGAGGCCAAGGCTCTGGCACATGTCGAGGATTTTCCAATCTTCGAGGTGGCGGTCGATGTGCGCGCCGCTCGTCTGACCGGCATTCGTCCGATGGCGTCTCGGGTCTTTGATGAGGATGGACGTGTGCGTCTGCTCGACCATTCGAATCGTGAGGACCGCGTCGAGGCCGCTGCGCCGTCGCTGCGTCCTGACGCTGCGGAGCTCGAGGGCCGCGCCCAGCAGCATTTGGCGCGCGTGGCTCAGCTCGATGAAGACGAGTTTGGCCGTCTGCAGCGTTGGCGTTCGAAGTTGCTGGATCTGTCGCTTAACAACCGCCTTCTCAACTTCAAGCACACTCTGTCGACTGCCATGCTGCTCCACCAAGACCTGGGGCGGCTCGAAGATGCGTTGGCCACAGGAAAGACGTTCAAGCTGCACCCGAAGCCTCAAATGATCGGCGCCTTGTCGCCGATGTCGGACGATGTGCAGCAGCTCTACGACGACCAGGACAAGCTTCGCGAACTTCTCGACAACGACCTCGATGCAAAACGGCTGCACTCGGCATATCCTCCGGCCGAGCATGCCAAACGACTCAAGAAGATCTATCGCGACGCGCGCCGCGAGATGCAGGAGTCGGGCGTCAACTTGCTGCACGTCGCTGTAGGCTTCTTGCGTTGGTTCGACCCGAACAGCCCACAGACGCCGCGGCTCGCCCCGCTGATCTTGCTTCCGGCCAAGCTCGAGCGAGTGTCGGCGACAGACAACTACAAGCTGTCGCTCACCGATGACGAAGCGCTCATCAACCACTCGCTTCTGGAGAAGCTCCGCCAGGAGTTCTCGCTCGAGGTCGAGGGGCTCTCTGTCTTGCCGGAAGACGCTTCCGGGCTCGACATCGACCTTATCTTCAAGCAGTTCCGAGAGGCGATCCTCGACGCCAAGGGCTGGGATATCCTCGAGTTTGCCTTCCTGGGGATTCTCTCCTTCGGCAAGTTCATGATGTGGCACGACTTGCGTGCCAATGAAGAGCGGCTGTTCGATAACCCGGTGGCGAAACGCGTTCTCAACCCGACGGAGAACGTCGTCGCCAGTGAGGAGGACTCCTCGACTCAGTCGACCGGAGACAAGGTCACCGATTTCTGCGTGATGGAGGCCGATTCGTCACAGCTCGAAGCCGTGCGAGCGGCTTCGAAACGCGAGTCCTTCGTGCTCCAGGGACCGCCGGGTACGGGAAAATCCCAGACCATCACCAATATCATTGCGCAATGCTTGGCAGATGGACGGAACATCCTCTTCGTCGCCGAGAAGAAGGCGGCGCTCGAGGTCGTCTACAAGCGCTTGAGCAACGTTGGGTTGGACGACTTCTGTCTGAGGCTTCACTCCGACAGCGCCAATAAACGGGCTGTGGCAAGCCAGCTCGGCAATGCGCTGAGGCAGGCAAAGAAACACACCCCAACCGAGTGGGACGCGCTGGTCAAAAAATTGGAGGCTAGCCGCAGGCCCATCAATGCATATGTGGAGACGCTCCATCGGCGCCGGAACATTGGGTTGAGTATCTTTGAAGCAGTCGCGCGTCTCACCGAGCTGGAGGACGTACAGCAGATTGAGGTCGAGCTCGAGACTTCTGCGGACGAGCTTGGTGCGGAGCAGTTCTCGGCGACAAAAGAAGCCGTGCAGAGCTTTGCCGATTTCGCACGAGAGGTCGCGCCGGTCTCAGAGCATCCGCTTGCGGCGATTCGAGCAGAAGTCCTCGACCCCGACCGCCAGCGAAGCCTCAAAGAACAGCTCGAAGAACTCGCCGGTGCGATTTCGGACGTGCGCAAGAAACTCGAGGAATTGCCCGACGCGGTGCCGGCGCCCGATGACCAGACGTTGTCGGCGCTCGAGGCGCACGCCGAAGCGATGGCTGCATTATCGAAGCGACCGACCGGTGGGCGTCTGCTCGCCGCGACGTCCGGCTGGGAGATGCTTGCCCCGAGGCTCCAAGAGTCTATCGAGACAGGACGAGAGCTCCAGCAGTCACGAGCAACGCTCGAGGAGCGATATACCGACGAGCTATTCGAGCTCGACCTCCGCGACGCGCGACGCAAATTTGGGCAGTGGGGCGACGCCTTTTTTCTCATCGCCTTCTTCATGCTGTGGAGCGTACGGCGACAGCTACGTGCGGCGACAAAGGATGGCAACCTCGCCGACAACAACCGCGTCACCGAGCACCTCGACGTCGCACTCGAAGTCGGCAAACTAGAGCAGAAGCTATCCGAGCAGTCTGTGCCGCCCGAACTCCAGGGCACCCTATGGCAGGGAGCGTCGACGGACTGGGCCATGCTCGACGAGGCGTCTCAGTGGAGAGAAGCATATCGGCAGCGTTTGTCCAGCCTCGCAGCACGCGAGTCGTGGTCGCAGTTGGCACAGGAAGAAGTCCTTCCCTGGCAAGGCGGGGGTGAGTTTGTCGATGCTTATCGAGCGGCGGTCGAGCGTCTATCGAAAGCCTACCAAGCCGTGGTCGAGGCGACCGAGTTCGATGAAGAGAGTATCTTGGCCGCGGAGACTTGGCTCGAAAACTTGGACGACATGGTAAGTGGCTGGCGTAGCTCGATGGGCGAGCTTCGCCCGTGGTCGCTGTACCTGCGAGCTCGTGCCAAAGTGAGCGACGTCGGCTTGCCGCCGATTGTCGATGGGCTGGAGCAGGGTGACGTCGAGGCCGAAGAGCTTCCGCTCATCTCTGAGAAGGCGGTGCTCTCCTGGTGGACCGAGCGCATGATCTCGGCTGACAAGCAGCTTGTCTCCTTCAGTGGGCTTAGCCACAGGCGAGCTATCGAGAAATTTCGCGAGCTCGACCGCAAGTCGTTCGAACTCGCACAAAAGGAGATTCGCGCTCGCCTCAGTGCACAGATCCCAGAGCCTCGTGCAACCTCGACGAGCTCGGAGATCGGCATCTTGCTGCGCGAGATTCAGAAGAAGTCTCGTCACATCCCCATCCGCGAACTGTTCGATCGCATCCCTAACCTTCTGCCTCGGGTTGCGCCGTGCATGCTGATGAGCCCGATGAGCGTGGCACAGTATTTGAGTGACGACCCGGTGGATTTCGACGTCGTCGTCTTTGACGAGGCTTCACAGATTCCGCCGTGGGATGCGCTGGGCGCAATTTCGCGTGCCGACCAGTGCATTGTCGTGGGCGATTCCAAACAGCTTCCACCGACGAGCTTCTTCAGCAAGACCTACGAAGACGAAGAGATCCAGGAGGTCGAAGATCTCGAGAGCATTCTCGACGAGTGCGTCGCCTCCGGTCTGCAGTCGCGCCGGCTGCGCTGGCACTACCGAAGCCGCGACGAATCGCTCATCGCGTTTTCGAATTTCCACTACTACGACAACGACCTGTTCACCTTCCCGAGCGCGATGGACGAACTCAGTTCGCTGGGTGTTTCCTATCGTCACATCGAGGAGGGCTACTACGACAAGGGACGCACGCGGACGAACGAGGCCGAGGCGCGCGCCATCGTCGCCGAGATTGTTCAGCGACTCAAGGACCCCGAGGACGCTCGACGCTCCATCGGCGTGGTCACCTTCAGCCAAGCGCAGCAAACGCTCATCGAGGACCTGCTCGACGAGGCGCGACGAGACAACCCCTCGATCGAGCCGTACTTTTCGGATGCGGTCGCCGAGCCGGTCTTCGTCAAGAACCTGGAGAATGTGCAGGGCGACGAGCGAGACATCATGATGTTCTCGATCTGCTATGCGCCCGATGAGAACGGCAAGCTCTCGATGAACTTCGGGCCGTTGAACCGAAAAGGCGGCGAGCGTCGACTCAACGTTGCCATCACCCGAGCACGCGAGCAATTGATTGTGTTCGCAAAGCTTCGTGCAGAGCAGATCGACCTGACGCGGACATCGGCACGCGCTGTCGAACACCTCAAGACGTTCCTCAAGTACGCCGAGATTGGCCCGCGAGCCATCGCCGAGGCGACGACACGCTCGTCTGATTCCGCGGCGCATTCGGCCATCCAACGACGTATCGAGGAGTTTCTCAAAGACGCCGGATACGACGTCCGCACGAACGTCGGCTGCTCCGGTTATCAGGTCGACGTGGCGGTACGTCATCCCGACTATCCGGATACGTTCCTGCTCGGCATCGAGCTCGACGGCGAAAGCTACCGCTTGGGAAGTACGGCGCGGGATCGCGAGCGCACGCGGCTCGCTGTTCTGAAGAGCCTGGGCTGGCGTATCCACCGCATCTGGACGGCCGACTGGTGGCACAACCGCGACCGCGAATTGGAGCGTCTCAAAGCCAGGCTCGAGGAGCTTCGGAAGGAAGAGCCTCCGGCGTTGACGACTGCGACCAATGAAGTCGTCGTCGCCGAGGCCGACGAAGAGGAGGACGACAAGGGATTCGAGGACGTCGACGACGAACAACGAGCCTGGGTCGATGAGCTCCTGGACGGCGGACAGATCAACTACCTCGAGTTGGAGCGGGCTGTTCCGTACCGTGCCGCCGAACTTCGTGAAGACGTGCGAACGCAGGACCAGTTCAACAACGACAACAACCTTCCGGGCATCGCCCATAGCGTGATGAAAATCGTCGACAAGGAGTCGCCGGTTCTCACCGCCAGCGTGTTGCGCCGCGTTGTAAAGCACTGGGGCTATTCGCGTCTTTCGGGGCGTATCGAGAAGCGCATTTTGGACTCGCTTGCGTCGCTACCCGCTGGAAAGCGACCTCGACAGAAGGGTGAATTTCTCTGGTCTGCCGCCGTGACGCCATCGTCGTACCGTATCTTCCGTCCGTCGAAAGACGGTGAGACGCCGAGAGAAGCTGATGAAATCGCGCCCGAAGAGGCAGCCAATGCAGCCTATGCCATTCTTGGCTACAACATGTCGTTGCCGCCCGATGACCTTTACCGAGAGACGGTGCGGGCGTTCGGATTCTCACAACTTGGCAGCAACCTTCGCGAGGTGGCCGAGGAGGCTGTGGAGCTGCTCGTAAAGCAGGGGCGGGCGACGGTGGATTCGGGAATGGTGAGTGTGGTGAAGAAGGAAGCGGCGATGGCCGAGTAG
- a CDS encoding condensin complex protein MksE — protein MNASDATDLPHLAEVFDLLRKGRHVCEEDHRIYFALRQRFEDFRHLFDALGFELVRHERKFFYFRGTGELGTGASQMVVFFLVLIEALGDDGRDVHAAIFDEEHRVADLPHLRQERHRRLCAEVGIHGEDELDTQLQRMERYGFAEVNGDSFRFRAPVWRFVELCYEAADALDEASDQEGA, from the coding sequence ATGAATGCGAGCGATGCTACCGATCTACCCCATCTGGCTGAGGTCTTCGACCTATTGCGTAAGGGGCGGCATGTTTGCGAGGAGGACCATCGAATCTACTTTGCACTTCGCCAGCGCTTCGAGGATTTTCGCCACCTCTTCGATGCTCTGGGCTTCGAGTTAGTGCGCCACGAGCGCAAGTTCTTCTACTTTCGGGGCACCGGCGAGCTAGGCACCGGTGCGAGCCAAATGGTTGTCTTCTTCTTGGTGCTCATCGAGGCGCTGGGAGATGACGGGCGTGACGTGCACGCCGCGATCTTTGACGAGGAACATCGCGTGGCCGACTTGCCTCATTTGCGCCAGGAGCGCCACCGACGCCTATGCGCCGAGGTAGGCATTCACGGGGAGGATGAGTTGGACACTCAACTGCAGCGCATGGAGCGCTACGGCTTCGCCGAAGTGAACGGTGATTCTTTTCGATTTCGCGCACCGGTCTGGCGATTTGTTGAGCTGTGTTATGAAGCCGCCGACGCCCTCGATGAGGCTAGTGATCAGGAGGGCGCATGA
- a CDS encoding coiled-coil domain-containing protein has protein sequence MTAQRGPQRLILIRSGVYDFAEIELDEPLHLVAANNTGKTTLIAALQFLYLDNFQQMYFAHSRDATKRYYFAHPNSFIMFECMTQVGLRVVGVRGLGPGQGYGFQRFTYEGAFEREDFLDGRVSRSWEDVRTRLLDRRLQNLEAKDLHRALVGSHSDVVLGLVPLRSAATYESFGFLFRNLLRLSHLPASELINLLIKVNQHELSRVAVDLRRDFEDQYRTAKQQAAEVEELAAVEPHIETALSTIEKRDNAQAACIVTWQQLQVAAQAEHKRLTENLQAAVDDEQRLADELSDVEQRRTELDFAIDDHNRRAAVTRAEIAHLDELRERFAQFDADVQRRRRTDLQAQFEDLVGRLHGLADDDLARVQRELDRVRSGLQRNRQLLANLADAAVTYLRQRSQLSDEDLERVFSMIHPDLLRVRIGADGADVRDEAGLFARLRTIAASFDKDGYCDDTVRLPASVLPEPPDLAVFSEPERIQEEVSQLERRAHILEQKLQDIRRRAELEERRDQADQQIKRLDRDLANYADWREAEEGRAELEEGLVDIERTLAELVEQRDANTQLRDRFKADIAEAQRRQKRQREQIQELGRKLDALEPPPDMLDSSSALDPSQSELAVGELPLDTLLGRFHKMTSKYERYFQEAQTHLKDIDHRTTSRYAGKDEASTVENLIEAREALDDQRQALSELWQGIVRGLHRELQDLRNSLDKLKQQVSRLNRSLGARQISNLAGLRLVVRENERLVAKIDTVLEWERAPLFVGGRAAQESLQSIANLLEDYPQLRLEQLFELRFQIEDASGAKKSFEALDRIESQGTTTTIKVIIHLELLRMLLEEDRARIPFFLDEVSVLDDQNLRGIIEHARQMNFVPLVASPDARDCVDTLYFLSASEGRVVLDCRSRMRLDRQDEDEHDALARDGEVVHER, from the coding sequence ATGACCGCGCAGCGCGGACCGCAACGCCTGATTCTCATTCGATCGGGAGTCTATGACTTTGCCGAGATCGAGCTGGACGAACCGTTACACCTGGTCGCCGCCAACAACACCGGTAAGACCACGCTCATCGCCGCGCTGCAGTTTTTGTATCTGGACAACTTCCAGCAGATGTACTTCGCCCACTCACGTGACGCGACCAAACGCTACTATTTTGCCCATCCCAATAGCTTCATCATGTTTGAGTGCATGACGCAGGTTGGCTTGCGCGTGGTGGGCGTGCGAGGGCTGGGACCCGGCCAGGGCTACGGCTTCCAGCGGTTTACCTACGAGGGGGCCTTCGAGCGCGAGGATTTTCTCGACGGTCGCGTCAGCCGAAGCTGGGAGGACGTGCGTACCAGGCTACTCGACCGCAGGCTTCAGAACCTAGAAGCCAAAGATCTGCACCGCGCGCTGGTAGGGAGTCACAGCGATGTCGTGCTGGGGCTGGTGCCGCTTCGAAGCGCGGCTACCTACGAAAGTTTCGGTTTTCTGTTTCGCAACCTTCTGCGCCTTTCCCACTTGCCGGCAAGCGAACTAATCAACCTGCTCATTAAGGTCAATCAGCACGAGCTGAGCCGTGTCGCCGTCGACCTGCGTCGTGATTTCGAGGATCAATACCGTACCGCCAAACAGCAGGCCGCCGAGGTTGAAGAGCTCGCGGCGGTCGAGCCCCATATCGAGACGGCGCTCTCTACTATCGAGAAGCGCGATAACGCCCAGGCTGCCTGTATAGTAACATGGCAACAGCTGCAGGTGGCCGCCCAGGCCGAACATAAACGGCTGACCGAGAATTTGCAGGCGGCAGTGGACGATGAGCAGCGACTCGCCGATGAGCTTTCTGACGTCGAGCAGAGGCGTACCGAGCTCGACTTCGCGATCGACGACCACAACCGACGCGCCGCGGTGACCCGTGCGGAGATAGCCCATCTAGACGAGTTGCGCGAGCGGTTCGCCCAGTTTGACGCCGATGTCCAAAGGCGGCGGCGCACAGATTTGCAGGCACAGTTCGAGGACCTTGTCGGTCGGCTGCATGGGCTTGCCGACGACGATTTGGCACGTGTCCAGCGCGAGCTCGACCGCGTGCGCAGTGGGCTGCAACGCAACCGCCAACTGCTCGCTAATTTGGCTGACGCTGCGGTGACTTATCTTCGCCAGCGCTCGCAGTTGAGCGATGAGGACCTCGAGCGTGTCTTCTCAATGATACACCCTGATTTACTGCGCGTGCGCATTGGCGCTGACGGCGCCGACGTGCGTGACGAGGCAGGACTCTTTGCGCGGCTTCGCACCATCGCTGCCAGCTTCGACAAGGATGGCTACTGCGACGATACTGTGCGGCTGCCGGCTTCGGTGCTGCCCGAACCGCCTGATCTGGCGGTGTTCTCGGAGCCCGAGCGCATCCAAGAAGAAGTCAGCCAACTTGAGCGGCGCGCGCACATTCTCGAGCAGAAACTCCAAGATATCCGACGCCGTGCCGAACTTGAAGAGCGCCGTGATCAGGCCGACCAGCAGATCAAACGACTCGACCGCGATTTGGCCAACTACGCCGACTGGCGTGAGGCCGAGGAGGGCCGAGCCGAGTTGGAAGAGGGACTGGTTGACATAGAACGGACGCTCGCTGAGCTCGTCGAGCAACGAGACGCAAACACTCAACTTCGCGACCGGTTCAAAGCCGATATCGCCGAGGCACAGCGGCGCCAGAAGAGACAACGTGAGCAAATACAGGAGTTGGGTCGCAAACTCGACGCACTTGAGCCGCCGCCCGACATGCTCGATTCGTCGTCGGCCTTAGACCCTTCTCAGTCCGAGCTCGCTGTGGGCGAACTGCCGCTTGACACACTTCTCGGGCGGTTTCACAAGATGACTTCCAAGTACGAGCGCTACTTCCAAGAAGCCCAGACACATCTTAAGGACATCGACCACAGGACGACGTCGCGCTATGCCGGCAAGGACGAAGCCTCTACGGTCGAGAACCTCATCGAGGCGCGCGAGGCTCTCGATGATCAGAGACAGGCGCTCTCGGAGCTGTGGCAGGGCATCGTGCGCGGGCTGCACCGAGAGCTTCAGGACCTTCGTAACAGCCTCGATAAGCTCAAGCAGCAGGTGAGCCGGCTGAACCGCTCGCTGGGAGCGCGTCAAATCTCCAACCTCGCCGGTTTGAGGTTGGTGGTCCGCGAAAACGAACGGTTGGTCGCCAAGATTGACACTGTACTCGAGTGGGAGCGCGCACCGCTCTTCGTCGGCGGGCGTGCTGCCCAAGAATCGCTGCAGTCCATCGCTAATCTGCTGGAGGACTACCCGCAGCTTCGCCTCGAACAGCTCTTCGAGTTGCGCTTCCAGATCGAGGATGCCTCCGGCGCCAAAAAGTCTTTCGAGGCGCTCGACCGCATCGAATCGCAGGGGACGACCACGACGATCAAGGTCATCATTCACTTGGAGTTGTTGCGCATGCTGCTCGAGGAGGACCGCGCGCGCATCCCGTTCTTCCTCGACGAGGTGTCCGTGCTCGACGACCAGAATCTGCGCGGCATCATCGAGCATGCACGGCAGATGAACTTCGTGCCCCTGGTTGCTAGCCCCGATGCGCGCGACTGTGTAGATACGCTGTACTTCTTGAGCGCTTCTGAGGGCCGCGTTGTGCTGGATTGCCGCTCGCGCATGCGCTTGGATCGCCAGGACGAAGACGAACACGATGCTCTGGCGCGCGACGGGGAGGTCGTCCATGAGCGTTGA